The following is a genomic window from Neurospora crassa OR74A linkage group III, whole genome shotgun sequence.
ttctctctcctccttctttgaaCTCTCCCCCAAAGGAGCAGTCACGACAACGACATGCGTCGCCGTCTCCAGCTCGTCAACTACCTTCCCGTTCCCAAATCGTATATAGTTCTTGAGTCGTAAGGCTTTACTTTCCGCTGCCCCGTCTCCGTTACCAGCACTGGGTAGAGCAAAGAAAACTCGACACCTCCGGAACATGAACGACCGTAGATCGTCCAACGAAGTCCCCTGCTCTTCCAAGTGATCTAGGAAATGATTCATGTCAAACCcatcgcctcctcctcttcctctgccaGAGTCCGAATCCCAGTCGGAATCGGACACATAATCATCAGACTCCATACCCTCCATGATCGCCTTCAACTCGTTTATGTCTGCCAAGTCCCCGGCGTAGCTATCGCCGAATTTATCCACTGCTTGTTCGGCTTCTTCTGACGTCTCTTCGCTGCCAGAGTGGAAGAGGTGGGTGGGCTCAAAGGGGAGGAGATAGCccttcttgttttctttttgtttcgtGAACGGCATTGGCTGCACAAGACAGTCAAAAATCCATTTAGGCCGGATGATATCCATCTCCGGGTTCGCCTTTCTCAGACTAGCCACTTTGATCACGTTCTTATCTGCTATGGGGATGATGATCTTCCCCTGACCGGAGTGGTCCATAACCTGCTGGTGAATACGACCACCGTGATCTTTGATGAGTTTCTCCAAAGCCGGTTTAGTCATTTTGTTTGGTTTCAGAGAATCCGAAAGGACGCAAAAATCCAAGCCTTCAAACAACCGTTTGCTCGCTTCTCTTGTCTCTTTCGGAGCGATGACGGGTGtagcagcagaagaagacgaaggatCAGACATCCCCGCAATAACTAGGTCCTTCCTCGCTCGCTTGGTCGCCGGTTTCCGCTTGCggttctccatctccatcttcttcctttcctgtTCCTGGTCCTTGATTTTGGATCGTAACACTTCAAACTCGTCCATGTCCAGCGCCGAGTCCCACGCGCGATCCAGCCGCAGTTTGCGGAAGCGCGGAAACCGCAGCGTCCAACCCATGGCGAACTGGTCCGATTGTGTGATGCTGGCGGCCTTGACCGAGATGACGACCGAGTCGCTGGGTCGGATCCACACGTCCGGCTTCTCGTACTGTAACTTTTCCCCGCCGCCGAGCTCGATGTACTCCGTTGGTGGGCTGGAAGGGTCCCAGTCCTGCCATTTGCCTTCGGTGTGGTGCCGGATTTCGGCGTAGTCCTCCGCTTTGAAGCCGCCGCCTACTTTGACGAAGGAGAGGCACTTCTCGGCGCTGGCGTTGCCGCTTTTGATGAAGTTCTGGGATACGCGCACACcgcagaggaaggaggagagcgtGCCGCCGCGCCGGCCGGAGCCAAAGTACCCGCCCACCACAACGCAGTCGAGTGATTCGCCAAAGTCGGACATGTACTCCGGTTTAACCTTGATCCAGTCGTTGTTACGGCTGTTGAGTGAATAGCGAGAGCGCGGGTTCTTGAGAACAAGACCCTCCGATGCTTCGGCCACGACTCGTCGCAAGAGTGGCTCAATAGCGTCTGGGGAGGTGGCTCGCTCGAAGGGAAGAATTTCCAAGCGGCGGTGGACACCGACGACGGCACGCTCGAGAGCTCTCCGCCGGTCGTTGAGGGTGTATTCGGTAAGGGGCTTGTCGTTTAGCAGCAGGATGTCAAAGACACGGTAGAGCGGGCGAGGACCAGCCTTGGATGGGTTCTTTTGTTGCTCCAACGCGGCCGTCTTGAGCGTTCCAAAGGGTACCATTTTGTCGATATCGATATCCCAAGTAATCATCTCTCCGTCGAGAATCAAATTTCGCACGCCGTCGTCAAAGGCCTTGTGCAGATGCCGTGTCAGAGCGGACTGCTCATCTCCCAAGCTCTCACCATAGAGATAAGTATAATCCTTCGCCTTTCTCGACCAAAAGGCAAACCGAAATCCTCCGGGCACGGTATCATCCTCTATCATATGCATCTGCATCCTCTCGCCATCCAACTTCTCCTCGATCCAGAACTCCGGATTCTCCTCCGTCACCCCCAAATTTTTCACCAACTTCTCccacgtcgtcgtcatctgaAACTGCGCCAGCTGCGGCTGAAAGCACTGCATCAGCTTAATCCCCGTCTCCTGCTGTTCCAGCCGAAACTCTGGATCAAACAGCTCCCAACACACTCTCCGCAAGCTCGACGAAACGCTGAACAGCGCCTCGGCATCCGGATGCCACAGGTTCAGAAACGTCCTTTCCGTGGCGCCCACCCTCATATCCTTCAATATGATCCTCACCAACCACATCATCTCCTCCGCATTCATCTGCCGATAAAACTCCTCAAAGATCGGTAACTGCTCGGCCTCCCCgcttgccgccgccaagcGATCCAACAGGACATTGACATCCGCAATCGTCAAGTCCCCCGGCTGAGCACGCATCGCGCGCTTGCTGACCACTTCCAAACAGCGGC
Proteins encoded in this region:
- the mus-53 gene encoding DNA repair and recombination protein MUS53 encodes the protein MNTNRRSRSPDEEALEEDQHQYGAGTLSLEELDEHFPNRPRNHSKTFPFSDLFRTLFNPLIDCKPSTSGGTVRGPKPGRGGHFSKVSYHEQRRHIIERFMSRWRSEVGNDFYPAMRLILPDKDRDRGVYGLKENTIGKLLVKVMKIDRNSEDGYNLMHWKLPGGQSGVSRSVGDFAGRCLEVVSKRAMRAQPGDLTIADVNVLLDRLAAASGEAEQLPIFEEFYRQMNAEEMMWLVRIILKDMRVGATERTFLNLWHPDAEALFSVSSSLRRVCWELFDPEFRLEQQETGIKLMQCFQPQLAQFQMTTTWEKLVKNLGVTEENPEFWIEEKLDGERMQMHMIEDDTVPGGFRFAFWSRKAKDYTYLYGESLGDEQSALTRHLHKAFDDGVRNLILDGEMITWDIDIDKMVPFGTLKTAALEQQKNPSKAGPRPLYRVFDILLLNDKPLTEYTLNDRRRALERAVVGVHRRLEILPFERATSPDAIEPLLRRVVAEASEGLVLKNPRSRYSLNSRNNDWIKVKPEYMSDFGESLDCVVVGGYFGSGRRGGTLSSFLCGVRVSQNFIKSGNASAEKCLSFVKVGGGFKAEDYAEIRHHTEGKWQDWDPSSPPTEYIELGGGEKLQYEKPDVWIRPSDSVVISVKAASITQSDQFAMGWTLRFPRFRKLRLDRAWDSALDMDEFEVLRSKIKDQEQERKKMEMENRKRKPATKRARKDLVIAGMSDPSSSSAATPVIAPKETREASKRLFEGLDFCVLSDSLKPNKMTKPALEKLIKDHGGRIHQQVMDHSGQGKIIIPIADKNVIKVASLRKANPEMDIIRPKWIFDCLVQPMPFTKQKENKKGYLLPFEPTHLFHSGSEETSEEAEQAVDKFGDSYAGDLADINELKAIMEGMESDDYVSDSDWDSDSGRGRGGGDGFDMNHFLDHLEEQGTSLDDLRSFMFRRCRVFFALPSAGNGDGAAESKALRLKNYIRFGNGKVVDELETATHVVVVTAPLGESSKKEEREIAAELRYKISLREMGSPMPRIVKGEWVEDSWKEGTVVDEEEYVAG